A single Polynucleobacter acidiphobus DNA region contains:
- the puhA gene encoding photosynthetic reaction center subunit H, which produces MGTGAITQYVDVAQLALYAFWVFFAILIYYLTIESKREGFPLEYDQAGKVRRAEGIAAMPKPKTFKTQFGGDVTVPRDEPLERLAARPANGMNGAPIEPTGNPMLDGIGPGAYANRADVPDHMPEGGPRIVPMRLLGDFSVARQDIDPRGLNVVGADGVRGGTIKEIWVDRLEMMIRYLELETTPEAGERRVLLPMNFARVGRNQVSVKAVLGKHFAKVPATKSMEQITLLEEEKIMAYFGAGTLYATPERSEPLV; this is translated from the coding sequence ATGGGAACTGGAGCAATTACACAATACGTGGATGTCGCGCAATTAGCCTTATATGCATTTTGGGTTTTCTTTGCCATCCTCATTTATTACCTCACCATTGAGAGTAAACGTGAGGGATTTCCGCTTGAGTACGATCAAGCCGGTAAGGTGCGTCGTGCCGAGGGCATTGCGGCGATGCCTAAGCCAAAAACCTTTAAGACCCAATTCGGTGGCGATGTCACGGTGCCCCGTGATGAACCTTTAGAGCGTTTGGCTGCACGACCAGCTAATGGGATGAATGGTGCACCGATTGAGCCAACGGGCAACCCAATGCTCGATGGTATTGGCCCAGGTGCGTATGCCAATCGTGCTGATGTGCCTGATCACATGCCAGAGGGTGGCCCTCGCATTGTCCCAATGCGTTTGCTGGGTGACTTTAGTGTGGCCAGACAGGATATTGATCCGCGTGGTCTCAATGTGGTGGGTGCCGATGGTGTGCGCGGTGGAACCATTAAAGAGATTTGGGTTGATCGTCTTGAGATGATGATTCGGTATCTGGAGCTCGAGACCACCCCTGAAGCAGGCGAACGCCGTGTGCTATTACCCATGAACTTTGCTCGGGTCGGTCGCAATCAGGTATCTGTGAAAGCGGTCTTAGGTAAACACTTTGCCAAAGTACCCGCGACCAAGAGCATGGAGCAAATTACCTTGCTCGAAGAAGAAAAAATCATGGCGTACTTTGGGGCGGGCACCTTGTACGCCACTCCTGAGCGTAGTGAGCCATTGGTGTAA
- a CDS encoding BCD family MFS transporter, whose amino-acid sequence MNLNLFSAWRRISPRFMPFSDVATKDLPLSKWLRLALFQVSVGMATVMLIGTLNRVMIVEMGVPASLVALMVALPLLFSPFRALVGFKSDHHRSFLGWKRVPYIWLGSWLQFGGLAIMPFSLILLSGDSNWPHWFSYVAAALAFLLVGAGMQITQTAGLALASDLATTESRPRVVALMYVMFLVGMVFSSVLFGLLLSHFSPLRLIQVVQGAAALTMVLNLMALWKQEARQPKTKEQLNQEPITRFKESWNQFAKQDKVIRFLVALGMGTAAFSMQDIILEPYGAEVLHLSVSATTLLTGLTSIGALLAFMLAAKVLNRQIDSHRLAAIGALCGIFAFTCVIFSEPLLAPNLFRVGAFLIGFGGGLFAVSTLATAMSFDSLGMNGLVIGAWGAVSATAAGLAIGLGGVIRDVVSTLAVSGSLGSVLVSPGTGYSFVYHIELFLLFATLVAIGPLVMMKRPKPALSDSKFGLAEFPS is encoded by the coding sequence ATGAACCTTAATCTTTTCTCTGCCTGGCGACGAATCTCGCCACGGTTTATGCCATTTTCTGATGTGGCAACCAAGGATTTACCTTTAAGTAAATGGCTACGTTTAGCATTGTTTCAAGTATCGGTGGGGATGGCGACCGTGATGCTGATTGGCACCCTCAATCGCGTGATGATTGTCGAAATGGGTGTCCCCGCGAGTCTAGTTGCACTGATGGTAGCGTTACCTTTATTGTTTTCTCCATTTCGTGCCTTGGTAGGATTTAAGAGTGATCATCACCGCTCTTTTTTGGGTTGGAAGCGCGTTCCCTATATTTGGCTGGGGAGTTGGTTGCAGTTTGGCGGCCTTGCCATCATGCCATTCTCTCTAATTCTGTTATCCGGCGATTCCAATTGGCCTCATTGGTTTAGTTACGTTGCTGCAGCACTGGCATTTCTATTGGTGGGCGCGGGGATGCAAATTACTCAAACTGCAGGTTTGGCGCTCGCCTCTGATTTAGCAACGACGGAATCCCGCCCTCGAGTTGTGGCCCTCATGTATGTCATGTTCCTGGTCGGTATGGTCTTCAGCAGCGTGTTGTTCGGACTACTACTCAGTCATTTTTCACCACTGCGTTTGATTCAAGTGGTGCAGGGCGCTGCAGCCCTGACGATGGTACTGAATCTGATGGCGCTGTGGAAACAAGAGGCACGCCAACCAAAGACCAAGGAACAGCTCAACCAAGAGCCAATCACTCGCTTTAAAGAGTCTTGGAATCAATTTGCCAAGCAAGACAAAGTGATTCGATTCTTGGTTGCGTTAGGGATGGGAACCGCCGCCTTTAGCATGCAAGACATCATCTTAGAGCCTTATGGGGCCGAAGTGCTTCACTTATCGGTGAGCGCCACCACCTTGTTAACCGGCTTGACCTCGATCGGAGCCTTATTGGCATTCATGTTGGCGGCCAAGGTCTTAAATCGTCAAATTGATTCACATCGTTTAGCTGCAATTGGGGCGCTCTGCGGGATCTTTGCCTTTACCTGTGTCATCTTCTCTGAGCCATTACTAGCGCCTAATTTATTTCGGGTCGGCGCATTCTTGATTGGTTTTGGTGGCGGATTATTTGCCGTTAGCACCCTCGCAACTGCCATGAGCTTTGATTCCTTAGGCATGAATGGTCTGGTCATTGGTGCATGGGGTGCAGTAAGCGCTACTGCAGCTGGTCTAGCAATTGGTCTTGGCGGGGTGATTCGGGATGTGGTCTCGACCTTGGCTGTGTCTGGGTCGCTCGGATCCGTTTTGGTCTCACCTGGAACGGGATATAGCTTTGTCTATCACATTGAACTGTTTTTATTGTTTGCAACCTTAGTTGCGATTGGACCTTTGGTCATGATGAAACGTCCAAAGCCAGCGCTGTCAGATTCGAAGTTTGGATTAGCAGAGTTTCCAAGCTAA
- the bchM gene encoding magnesium protoporphyrin IX methyltransferase codes for MQEHSYLEKRSQLQQYFDRTAFDAWAKLTSTAPVSGIRKTVRAGRDEMRNVLLSYLPADLHGQRVLDAGCGTGALAVELAKRGAQVMATDISPTLIELARERLPTDLGQGSIEFFAGDMLDPTLGDFDHVVCMDSMIHYHRRDITKALAGLAQRTRQRIAFTFAPKNPFLSTMIAVGRLFPRGDRAPFIEPVAEQTLAKLITHEPNLSAWKIDATQKIARGFYISQAMVLSR; via the coding sequence ATGCAAGAGCATTCATATCTCGAAAAACGCAGTCAGTTACAGCAGTACTTTGATCGGACTGCGTTTGATGCCTGGGCAAAATTAACGTCCACTGCACCAGTCAGTGGTATTCGTAAAACGGTGCGGGCAGGGCGCGATGAGATGCGCAATGTTCTTCTAAGTTATTTGCCTGCCGACCTTCATGGACAGCGGGTTCTAGATGCAGGTTGCGGGACCGGTGCACTCGCTGTCGAGTTAGCCAAGCGCGGTGCACAGGTGATGGCCACCGATATCTCGCCAACCTTGATTGAATTGGCACGCGAGCGCTTACCGACCGACTTGGGTCAAGGCTCAATCGAGTTTTTTGCGGGCGACATGTTAGATCCCACCTTGGGAGACTTTGATCATGTGGTTTGTATGGACTCTATGATTCATTACCATCGCCGCGATATTACGAAGGCACTTGCAGGACTTGCGCAGCGGACGCGGCAACGCATTGCATTTACTTTTGCGCCCAAGAACCCATTTTTATCCACCATGATTGCCGTAGGACGTTTATTTCCACGTGGTGATCGCGCACCCTTTATTGAGCCGGTTGCTGAGCAAACCCTGGCGAAGTTAATCACACACGAGCCCAATCTGAGTGCTTGGAAGATTGATGCGACTCAAAAAATTGCACGCGGGTTTTATATTTCGCAGGCGATGGTGCTAAGTCGATGA
- the bchL gene encoding ferredoxin:protochlorophyllide reductase (ATP-dependent) iron-sulfur ATP-binding protein, which produces MNVVNIPVSEMKSRRADGEGSVQVQLDPNLKIGKAKVFAVYGKGGIGKSTTSSNLSVAFSKLGKRVIQIGCDPKHDSTFTLTKKLMPTVIDVLEKVDFHSEELRVEDFVYEGYNGVMCVEAGGPPAGTGCGGYVVGQTVKLLKEHHLLDDTDVVIFDVLGDVVCGGFAAPLQHADRALIVTANDFDSIFAMNRIVQAIGAKAKNYNVRLGGVIANRSAGTDQIDKFNEKVGLKTMAHFPDLDVIRRSRLKKSTLFEMEQSPELDKVQQEYLRLAAALWAGADPLPAVPMKDRDIFDLLGFD; this is translated from the coding sequence ATGAACGTAGTCAATATTCCCGTAAGTGAGATGAAATCACGACGAGCTGACGGAGAGGGCAGTGTTCAGGTCCAACTTGATCCTAATTTAAAGATTGGAAAAGCGAAGGTCTTTGCAGTTTATGGCAAAGGCGGAATTGGTAAGAGCACTACCTCCTCGAATCTCTCGGTGGCCTTCTCCAAATTAGGTAAGCGCGTGATTCAGATTGGCTGTGATCCAAAGCATGACTCGACCTTCACGCTCACCAAAAAATTAATGCCGACCGTGATTGATGTCTTAGAGAAAGTTGATTTTCATTCCGAAGAGTTGCGCGTCGAGGATTTTGTCTACGAAGGCTATAACGGTGTCATGTGTGTTGAAGCCGGCGGTCCTCCAGCAGGAACTGGCTGCGGTGGGTATGTGGTGGGACAGACGGTCAAATTACTCAAAGAACATCACTTACTCGATGACACCGATGTGGTGATTTTTGATGTCTTAGGTGATGTGGTGTGCGGTGGCTTTGCGGCACCCTTGCAACATGCTGATCGCGCACTGATTGTGACCGCCAATGATTTTGATTCCATCTTTGCGATGAATCGCATTGTGCAAGCGATTGGTGCTAAAGCCAAAAACTATAACGTGCGTTTAGGGGGCGTGATTGCTAATCGCAGCGCCGGTACCGATCAGATTGATAAGTTCAATGAAAAAGTGGGCCTCAAAACGATGGCGCATTTTCCAGACTTGGACGTGATCCGTCGCAGTCGCTTAAAGAAATCAACGCTCTTTGAGATGGAGCAATCGCCAGAGCTCGACAAAGTACAGCAAGAGTATCTCCGCTTAGCAGCAGCCCTCTGGGCTGGTGCAGATCCTCTGCCAGCAGTGCCCATGAAGGATCGTGACATTTTTGATCTTTTGGGATTTGATTAA
- the bchB gene encoding ferredoxin:protochlorophyllide reductase (ATP-dependent) subunit B gives MKLTLWTYEGPPHIGAMRIATAMEGVHYVLHAPQGDTYADLLFTMIERMNKRPPVTYTTFQARDLGGDTAELFKDAARSAYARFKPDLLMVGASCTAELIQDDPGGLAAALQLSVPVLPLELPAYQKKENWGAAETFYQMVRMLGKDYVLPPGEKRKPRAAGLPPSCNILGPTALGFRHRDDLVEIRRLLRQIGVRVNVVAPLGAKPEDISRLHEADFNVVLYPEVANSAAQWLSKNFGQPSTKTIPIGFNATRAFIEEVCALAQIHCDIDELTKRSRARWYALSVDSTYLTNKRVFIFGDATHAIAAAKVASQEMGFQVVGLGTYSRELAREVREAASQYGIEALITDDYLEVEQRITELQPELILGSQMERHIAKRLKIPCAVISAPIHVQDFPARYSPQMGFEGANVLFDTWVHPLMMGLEEHLIGMFREDFEFHDGAAPSHLGHGHHRTSANEANVASEPTPVPEVAVANGAPVTDSVWEPEAQKELNKIPFFVRGKAKRNTERFAIERGLPTISLETLYDAKAHFGR, from the coding sequence ATGAAATTAACGCTCTGGACCTACGAAGGACCTCCTCACATCGGCGCAATGCGTATCGCAACCGCAATGGAGGGTGTGCATTACGTCTTGCATGCACCGCAAGGCGATACCTACGCGGATTTGCTCTTCACCATGATCGAGCGCATGAACAAGCGCCCACCGGTGACCTACACCACCTTTCAGGCGCGTGATCTTGGGGGCGATACCGCTGAGTTGTTCAAAGATGCAGCGCGTTCTGCCTATGCACGTTTTAAGCCCGACCTACTCATGGTAGGTGCGTCGTGTACCGCAGAGTTAATTCAGGATGATCCAGGTGGATTAGCAGCTGCCTTGCAATTATCGGTTCCCGTATTGCCATTGGAATTGCCTGCCTACCAGAAGAAAGAGAACTGGGGTGCGGCAGAAACTTTTTATCAAATGGTGCGCATGCTAGGCAAAGACTATGTTTTACCGCCTGGAGAGAAGCGCAAACCACGGGCCGCTGGATTGCCGCCAAGTTGCAATATCTTGGGACCAACTGCCTTAGGATTTCGGCATCGCGATGATTTAGTCGAGATTCGGAGGCTGCTGCGACAGATTGGTGTACGCGTGAACGTGGTTGCACCTTTGGGAGCTAAACCTGAAGATATTTCACGCTTGCATGAGGCAGACTTTAACGTGGTGCTCTATCCTGAAGTGGCCAATAGTGCAGCCCAGTGGTTGAGTAAAAACTTTGGTCAACCCAGTACCAAAACTATTCCGATCGGATTTAATGCAACGCGCGCCTTTATCGAAGAGGTGTGCGCCCTTGCGCAAATCCATTGCGATATTGATGAGCTAACTAAGCGCTCGCGTGCTCGCTGGTACGCCTTGTCGGTTGACTCAACCTATTTAACCAATAAACGCGTCTTCATTTTTGGTGACGCAACCCATGCGATTGCAGCGGCAAAAGTCGCATCGCAGGAAATGGGCTTCCAGGTTGTTGGTCTTGGTACCTATAGCCGAGAGTTAGCTAGGGAAGTACGAGAGGCAGCAAGCCAGTATGGCATTGAAGCTTTGATTACAGATGATTACCTAGAGGTCGAGCAACGCATTACCGAGTTACAGCCCGAGTTGATCTTGGGTAGTCAGATGGAGCGTCATATCGCAAAACGTCTCAAGATTCCATGCGCTGTGATCTCAGCACCAATTCATGTGCAGGACTTCCCAGCACGTTACTCGCCACAAATGGGATTTGAGGGAGCCAATGTTCTCTTTGATACCTGGGTCCATCCATTAATGATGGGCTTAGAAGAGCACTTGATTGGGATGTTCCGTGAGGACTTTGAGTTTCATGATGGCGCAGCCCCGTCGCATTTGGGCCATGGGCATCACCGCACTTCCGCGAATGAGGCGAATGTCGCGTCTGAGCCTACACCGGTTCCAGAGGTGGCGGTGGCTAACGGCGCCCCAGTGACCGACAGTGTGTGGGAGCCAGAAGCACAGAAAGAGCTCAATAAGATCCCATTCTTTGTGCGTGGTAAAGCAAAACGTAATACCGAGCGCTTTGCGATTGAACGCGGTTTACCAACGATTTCTTTAGAAACTTTGTATGACGCAAAAGCCCATTTTGGACGCTAA
- a CDS encoding ferredoxin:protochlorophyllide reductase (ATP-dependent) subunit N, with the protein MNRVIPLQPTSDTCDSSDRAILKERGQREVFCGLTGIIWLHRKIQDAFFLVVGSRTCAHLVQSAAGVMIFAEPRFATAIIDDHDLAGLADANEELDRVVNQLLTRRPDIKMLFLVGSCPSEVIKLDLSRAAERLSKTYTPRVRILNYSGSGIETTFTQGEDACLAALAKEIPQHAQDHPPQEEVDLLIVGCLADIVEDQFSRIFNELGVESYAFFPSRRSGDIPRLGPNTRYLLAQPFLTDTARVLDDMGAKRIPAPFPLGVEGTEAWFAAAAKAFGIDPNHVETVIAPKRQRANLALERQRQVLNGRSIFFFPDSQLEIPLARFLHRELGMQLTEIGMPYIHRQHLAEELALLPAEVSLSEGQDVEKQLDRCRSYRPDMVVCGLGLANPLEAEGLTTKWSIELVFTPIQGFDQAADLAELFARPLVRRTKLAA; encoded by the coding sequence ATGAACCGCGTGATTCCTTTGCAGCCCACAAGCGATACGTGCGACTCGTCAGACCGCGCAATCCTCAAAGAGCGTGGTCAACGCGAAGTGTTTTGTGGCTTAACCGGCATCATTTGGCTGCACCGCAAAATTCAGGATGCATTTTTCTTGGTAGTTGGCTCTCGTACCTGCGCACACTTGGTGCAATCGGCTGCGGGAGTGATGATTTTTGCAGAACCACGTTTTGCTACGGCGATTATTGATGATCATGATTTGGCAGGCCTCGCCGATGCCAATGAGGAGCTCGATCGGGTAGTTAATCAACTCCTCACCCGCAGACCCGATATCAAAATGCTTTTCTTGGTGGGTTCGTGTCCATCCGAAGTGATCAAGCTCGATCTCTCACGCGCTGCTGAGCGTTTAAGTAAAACGTATACGCCACGCGTGCGCATTCTCAATTACTCGGGTAGTGGAATTGAAACTACCTTCACACAAGGTGAAGACGCTTGCCTTGCCGCGCTTGCCAAAGAAATTCCGCAGCATGCACAAGATCATCCGCCGCAAGAAGAGGTGGATCTATTGATCGTTGGTTGCTTGGCCGATATTGTGGAGGACCAGTTCTCCCGAATCTTCAATGAATTAGGAGTTGAATCCTATGCATTCTTTCCGTCCAGACGATCGGGCGACATTCCTCGCCTAGGTCCTAATACTCGGTACTTGCTTGCGCAACCATTCTTAACCGATACCGCCCGCGTGCTCGATGATATGGGCGCAAAGCGGATTCCAGCTCCATTCCCACTTGGTGTGGAAGGTACAGAAGCTTGGTTTGCTGCCGCAGCGAAGGCATTTGGAATCGATCCAAATCATGTTGAGACAGTCATCGCACCCAAACGTCAACGCGCAAACTTGGCGCTTGAGCGCCAACGGCAAGTACTCAACGGCCGCTCAATCTTTTTCTTTCCAGACTCGCAATTAGAAATCCCACTAGCGAGATTCTTGCACCGCGAACTGGGCATGCAGTTAACTGAAATCGGGATGCCCTATATCCACCGCCAACATCTGGCGGAGGAGCTGGCTTTGTTGCCAGCTGAAGTGAGCTTATCGGAAGGGCAGGATGTGGAGAAGCAACTCGATCGTTGCCGTAGTTACCGCCCCGACATGGTGGTTTGCGGCTTGGGTTTGGCAAATCCACTTGAGGCTGAGGGGCTAACCACGAAGTGGTCGATTGAATTGGTGTTCACACCGATTCAAGGATTTGATCAAGCGGCTGATCTGGCTGAGCTCTTTGCGCGGCCATTGGTGCGCAGAACCAAATTGGCGGCTTAG
- the bchF gene encoding 2-vinyl bacteriochlorophyllide hydratase — protein sequence MANQIHPLYTPEERSRRDRSKWTLVQGILAPVQFVIFLVSLYFVIRFLITGQGEFAANVSIVIKTLILYTIMITGSIWEKEVFGKYLFAPAFYWEDVFSMLVLALHTAYLIALTFGFLEPRALMALALSAYLAYVINAAQFLWKLRQARLQESSQRTEQVMA from the coding sequence ATGGCAAATCAAATTCACCCCCTTTATACACCCGAAGAGCGAAGCCGACGCGATCGTTCGAAATGGACATTAGTTCAGGGAATCTTGGCGCCCGTGCAATTTGTGATTTTCTTGGTGAGTCTGTATTTCGTGATTCGATTTTTAATCACGGGGCAGGGCGAGTTTGCCGCCAATGTCTCGATCGTGATCAAGACATTGATTCTCTACACAATCATGATCACCGGCAGCATTTGGGAGAAGGAGGTATTCGGTAAGTATCTTTTTGCACCCGCTTTTTATTGGGAAGACGTGTTTAGCATGCTAGTTTTGGCATTGCACACCGCTTACTTAATCGCATTAACGTTTGGGTTTTTAGAGCCTCGCGCACTGATGGCATTGGCCTTATCGGCCTATTTGGCGTATGTGATTAATGCTGCCCAGTTTTTGTGGAAGCTGCGTCAGGCTCGTTTACAAGAGTCGAGTCAACGAACAGAGCAGGTGATGGCATGA
- a CDS encoding cobalamin B12-binding domain-containing protein yields the protein MDQFNLPRNGNEASEGKEGQTWHRKPRFNTQISKKVDSSTSHELTNLLNKTIEAQIIPRLLMQHGHNPPDVDSGKAGVPISSDEVKHFAELLIHSSNDICLGYIQALRLEGRDLNEIYLDLIAPAARRLGCYWELDEQSFTTVTLALGRVQRIMQELSPDFRNNESEYKTLSGRALLFAMPHSQHTMGVLMLSEFFIQAGWDVTTVANPSGEEILTLCREQAFDIVGISISYELQWDAMQELVQAIRTCSANSQIGIMAGGALFNAKPELMDRCAADICTLSAPDAVIAAENILKSRV from the coding sequence GTGGATCAATTTAATCTACCGAGAAACGGTAATGAGGCATCAGAAGGCAAGGAAGGCCAAACATGGCACAGAAAACCACGCTTCAATACCCAGATTTCCAAGAAAGTGGATTCATCCACCTCCCATGAGCTCACCAATCTACTTAATAAAACCATCGAGGCACAAATTATTCCCCGCCTCCTAATGCAACATGGCCACAACCCCCCGGACGTTGATTCGGGGAAAGCTGGGGTGCCGATATCCAGCGATGAGGTCAAACACTTTGCTGAATTGCTCATTCATAGCTCGAACGATATTTGCCTTGGATATATTCAAGCCTTGCGTCTTGAAGGTCGAGACTTAAATGAGATCTATCTCGACTTAATTGCACCGGCAGCAAGGCGCTTAGGCTGTTATTGGGAACTGGATGAGCAGAGTTTTACAACCGTGACCCTCGCGCTAGGTCGAGTTCAGCGAATCATGCAAGAACTTAGTCCGGACTTTCGGAATAACGAAAGCGAATACAAAACCCTCTCAGGGAGAGCCTTGTTATTTGCAATGCCCCACTCGCAACACACCATGGGTGTGTTGATGTTGAGCGAATTCTTTATCCAAGCAGGCTGGGATGTCACGACAGTAGCCAACCCCTCTGGCGAGGAAATACTTACGCTTTGCCGTGAGCAAGCATTTGACATTGTGGGAATCTCAATTTCATATGAGCTGCAATGGGATGCCATGCAGGAATTGGTTCAAGCGATCCGCACATGTTCGGCTAACTCCCAAATTGGGATTATGGCCGGGGGTGCACTCTTTAATGCCAAGCCAGAATTAATGGATCGATGCGCTGCTGACATTTGCACCTTGAGCGCCCCAGATGCAGTGATTGCCGCTGAGAATATCTTAAAATCGCGTGTTTAA